One stretch of Candidatus Baltobacteraceae bacterium DNA includes these proteins:
- a CDS encoding TnsA endonuclease N-terminal domain-containing protein yields MRAFVPTRTSGLVIVESKLERDVTVWLDSLSWVKSVAAQPLELGYEGPGGDWHRGYPDFLIEFHDAPPVLCDVMYRSGLRERWPKYKARLRAALAAARSRGWRYCILTDREIHTPYLGNVKFLSRYLNREVPHEDRVAIYAGLNGAAAMINTIIASFPADARPRILQSLWALLAQGELSVNLQIDLTMQTLIERTTHNAQFVPNRQGRRSFLQQPPLSR; encoded by the coding sequence GTGCGCGCGTTTGTCCCGACGCGGACGTCCGGGCTCGTGATCGTTGAGTCGAAACTGGAACGCGACGTTACCGTGTGGCTTGACTCGCTGTCGTGGGTCAAGTCGGTCGCGGCGCAGCCGCTCGAACTGGGCTACGAAGGTCCCGGGGGCGACTGGCATCGGGGTTACCCCGATTTTCTGATCGAGTTCCACGACGCTCCGCCGGTGCTGTGTGATGTGATGTACCGCAGCGGCTTGCGCGAGCGGTGGCCGAAGTACAAGGCTCGATTGCGAGCCGCGTTAGCGGCGGCACGATCGCGCGGGTGGCGTTACTGCATCCTCACCGATCGCGAAATACACACACCTTATCTCGGCAACGTCAAGTTTCTATCGCGATATCTCAATCGCGAAGTGCCGCACGAAGATCGAGTAGCGATCTACGCCGGCTTAAATGGCGCTGCAGCAATGATCAACACAATCATTGCCTCCTTCCCTGCGGACGCGCGTCCGCGCATTCTCCAGTCGCTTTGGGCTCTTCTGGCTCAAGGCGAGCTTTCGGTCAACCTTCAGATCGATCTTACGATGCAAACGCTCATTGAAAGGACGACGCACAATGCACAGTTCGTTCCCAATCGGCAAGGGCGCCGAAGTTTTCTTCAACAACCGCCTCTATCGCGTTGA
- a CDS encoding NUDIX domain-containing protein, with translation MPAYMRDASNNLDEQRFLAEYDQSKFPRPSVTVDVALLCPSDGDLRTLISRRSDFPFKNEWALPGGFVGIDESLDEAAARVLRDKAGLRDIFLEQLYTFGDPNRDPRGWVITVSYYALVPASELEPSAPGTQLARVRVPWEGDVGGPVTIEDAQGNSLPLAFDHEQIVGVAVKRIRGKLDYTPIGFELLPETFTLFDLQQVHETVLGRDLNKDSFRRRMLASGLLEPTGDAREGTAHRQPALYRRKKH, from the coding sequence ATGCCTGCATATATGCGCGATGCATCAAATAACCTTGACGAACAGCGCTTCCTGGCGGAGTACGACCAGTCGAAGTTTCCGCGCCCGTCGGTTACCGTCGACGTCGCGTTGCTCTGCCCCAGCGACGGCGATCTGCGGACGTTGATCTCCCGCCGTTCCGATTTTCCGTTCAAGAACGAGTGGGCGCTTCCCGGCGGCTTCGTCGGAATCGACGAGTCACTAGACGAGGCAGCGGCGCGCGTGCTCCGCGATAAAGCCGGCCTCCGCGACATATTCCTCGAGCAGCTCTACACATTCGGTGATCCTAACCGCGATCCGCGGGGGTGGGTGATTACCGTAAGCTACTACGCGCTTGTGCCCGCAAGCGAACTCGAGCCCTCGGCACCGGGTACGCAACTCGCGCGAGTTCGCGTTCCGTGGGAAGGCGACGTCGGCGGGCCCGTTACGATCGAAGATGCGCAGGGCAATTCGTTACCGCTCGCGTTCGATCACGAGCAAATCGTCGGAGTCGCCGTCAAACGCATTCGCGGCAAACTGGACTACACGCCGATCGGATTCGAGCTATTACCGGAGACTTTTACACTCTTCGATCTGCAACAAGTGCACGAGACCGTCCTCGGACGGGATCTCAACAAGGATTCGTTTCGCCGGCGCATGTTGGCGTCTGGCTTACTCGAGCCGACGGGCGACGCCCGCGAGGGCACTGCGCACCGTCAGCCGGCACTTTATCGACGCAAGAAACACTAG
- a CDS encoding SPFH domain-containing protein: protein MAEIRQFPIWRHARVDASAYAIHYRNARILKSGRGLSFWFRPLSDSIAEVPMDDRELTLVVHGRSADFQDVTAQGILSYRTQDANVLADHVDFTIDSSGGNYVREPIESLELMLSQLAQEFANSYVARTQLRELLINGLEHLRQAIEAGLNDNALLTSIGIAVASVRISSIRPSADLEKAIEAPVREEIKQKADEATFARRAFAVEKERAIAENELQNRIALATREEELLQQQGQNARRKALDEASTEKITAESLATTRIIESDAEAQTVRTVEAARNEVERERLAAYNEMDPRIILGLAAREFAGKLRTIEHLNVAPDLLSPMLATLFSAGTKRLQES, encoded by the coding sequence ATGGCTGAAATTCGACAATTCCCAATCTGGCGGCACGCCCGTGTTGACGCGAGTGCTTACGCCATCCACTATCGCAACGCGCGCATCCTCAAGAGCGGCCGCGGCCTGTCGTTCTGGTTCCGGCCACTCAGCGACAGCATCGCAGAAGTTCCGATGGACGACCGTGAGTTGACCCTTGTCGTTCACGGCAGGTCAGCAGACTTCCAGGATGTGACGGCGCAAGGAATCTTATCGTACCGGACGCAGGATGCAAACGTCCTTGCCGATCATGTTGACTTCACAATCGACTCAAGCGGAGGTAACTACGTTCGCGAGCCGATCGAATCGCTTGAGCTCATGCTCTCTCAATTGGCGCAAGAGTTTGCCAACTCATACGTTGCGCGGACACAGTTGCGAGAGCTGCTCATTAACGGCCTCGAGCACCTTCGCCAGGCGATTGAAGCTGGCCTTAACGACAATGCACTTCTCACATCCATTGGCATCGCCGTTGCTTCCGTTCGGATATCCAGCATACGTCCGTCCGCCGACCTCGAGAAAGCCATCGAGGCACCCGTGCGCGAGGAGATCAAACAGAAGGCAGATGAAGCGACGTTCGCGCGCCGCGCCTTTGCCGTCGAAAAAGAGCGCGCGATCGCGGAAAACGAGCTGCAAAACCGCATCGCACTCGCAACGCGCGAGGAAGAGCTCCTTCAGCAGCAAGGGCAGAACGCACGGCGCAAAGCGCTCGATGAAGCTTCGACCGAGAAAATTACCGCCGAATCGCTTGCCACCACTCGCATCATTGAAAGCGACGCTGAAGCCCAAACTGTTCGTACCGTTGAAGCGGCACGGAACGAAGTAGAACGCGAACGCCTCGCCGCCTATAACGAAATGGATCCTCGAATTATTCTTGGTCTCGCAGCTCGTGAATTCGCCGGCAAGCTGCGGACGATCGAACATCTTAACGTCGCACCTGATCTCCTGAGCCCCATGCTCGCGACACTTTTCTCGGCCGGAACGAAACGACTCCAGGAGTCCTGA
- a CDS encoding TIR domain-containing protein, giving the protein MKDDLRFAILAELRRRQEGGRSEYEWAAYTDIATALKTALDHVLQQCDELVRDGFIEVRSGANRSGARVRVTTSGRDYLEQWLKDQDAAASDLLLSSEPVKKYQCDLFVSHASEDATYIDPIVATLEAGNIKVWYDRNLMQMGAKAFVAMNEGVTESRSFLIFASPEYFKKHFAKNELGAILHLNSFDKDRRIIVVLYGMSQADLRRDHAMLSTHTNIDSALLSGEDIVRAVVHELLTGQELPPPKLETDIEPGPRAVAQLEPSIYVPNGHNPPYDVLDDTGITKKPTLEIQWFTPGFVDHTFSIKWSLRNTGSTTAQDVAVFMPGLKVYRVTKLEPGVHADQCIRFDDRYAYFEIMKQPVSAVIEFSDSSDRIYRQYATVNAFPKWNENEAEYLTTELGYPYRVSNRIVTIDDNDRFHRSRSIGWPRD; this is encoded by the coding sequence ATGAAGGACGATCTGCGGTTTGCGATCCTCGCTGAGTTGCGCCGACGGCAAGAAGGTGGACGTAGCGAGTACGAGTGGGCGGCCTACACGGACATTGCGACGGCGCTGAAGACTGCTTTGGATCATGTGCTGCAACAATGCGACGAGCTTGTACGCGACGGATTTATTGAAGTTCGATCCGGCGCTAATCGCAGCGGTGCCCGGGTACGCGTCACCACCAGCGGCAGAGACTATCTCGAACAATGGCTTAAAGATCAGGATGCGGCAGCTTCCGATCTTCTGTTGTCGTCCGAGCCGGTCAAAAAGTACCAATGCGACCTCTTCGTTTCTCATGCCTCAGAAGATGCAACGTACATCGATCCAATCGTCGCAACGTTGGAAGCGGGCAATATCAAGGTTTGGTACGACCGGAATCTTATGCAAATGGGAGCTAAAGCGTTCGTCGCGATGAACGAAGGCGTAACCGAATCACGCAGCTTCCTCATTTTTGCAAGTCCGGAATACTTCAAGAAACATTTTGCAAAGAATGAACTGGGGGCGATCTTACATCTCAACTCGTTCGATAAGGATCGTCGTATCATCGTCGTCCTTTATGGGATGTCGCAAGCCGACCTTCGACGTGACCACGCAATGCTCTCGACACATACCAACATTGATTCGGCGCTCCTAAGCGGAGAAGACATCGTACGTGCTGTCGTACACGAGCTACTAACGGGACAGGAGCTACCTCCGCCCAAGCTCGAGACCGACATCGAACCCGGGCCACGCGCTGTCGCGCAGCTCGAACCGAGTATCTATGTTCCGAATGGCCACAACCCGCCTTACGATGTTCTGGACGATACCGGCATTACCAAGAAGCCAACCCTCGAGATACAGTGGTTCACTCCGGGATTTGTAGATCACACGTTCTCGATAAAATGGTCGCTGCGCAATACCGGTTCTACCACGGCACAGGATGTAGCCGTTTTCATGCCGGGGCTGAAAGTATACCGTGTGACGAAATTGGAACCCGGCGTTCACGCCGACCAATGCATCCGATTCGATGACCGATACGCATACTTCGAAATCATGAAGCAACCGGTTTCAGCCGTTATCGAGTTTTCTGACTCATCCGATCGCATTTATCGTCAATACGCGACCGTCAATGCGTTTCCCAAATGGAATGAAAACGAAGCGGAATACCTTACGACGGAACTCGGATATCCATATCGTGTATCCAACCGAATTGTGACGATCGACGACAATGATCGTTTTCATCGTTCTCGTTCGATCGGCTGGCCAAGAGACTGA
- a CDS encoding SIR2 family protein, which yields MIVFIVLVRSAGQETELLTTLRAKDPDVVTRLAQRIVDGSFVPFIGAGCSRELLAGNDWAGITEHTRAALGSSTSTSYTAIAQEYEERFGRAQLVDFLRCHLTILKWDDKAGYAQLAMMELRFPSYYTTNVDDATEACYRTYNKRLHVVVVQEDLKARQSGAPTLYKFHGDLRHPDLLVWTSNDYKRRLASDGDSFMHVLLRADVLAKSLLFIGYSLQDPHILDLLDDMRTRYPDAMKESVIVEFGISPPLREKASELEITVVHTSELYDVTSPAEAFDLFLADLGIAVKAHDTKLEMETLFSHDGPGLPVLSDYDLRSLEDALPNIPPNEQIKGFRATCCWKSIPIGFESRILDLYQRLCLEASARDVPDLTSALFLMEGRLSTDFLFGMYSAAFTLYRHPAPNAFGHHIVLKHLQDLPMTKVLLISLAAALLKEHNLPRNQSFADSVAMVPGYGKETLDEFQEPARSQVAAVYADIFHGSARENPLEQPNRPLNFGVNTFQQLRNDLIRHMPPRPQQHGKA from the coding sequence ATGATCGTTTTCATCGTTCTCGTTCGATCGGCTGGCCAAGAGACTGAGTTGCTGACGACTTTGCGAGCGAAGGACCCTGACGTCGTTACGCGACTCGCCCAGCGAATCGTTGATGGAAGCTTTGTCCCGTTCATTGGGGCCGGCTGCTCGAGAGAGCTGCTCGCAGGGAACGATTGGGCAGGGATCACCGAACACACGCGGGCGGCGCTTGGCTCTAGTACTTCAACAAGCTACACGGCCATTGCGCAGGAGTATGAGGAGAGGTTCGGACGCGCTCAACTTGTCGACTTTCTCAGATGTCATCTCACGATCCTGAAGTGGGACGACAAGGCAGGATACGCACAGCTCGCAATGATGGAGTTGCGCTTCCCATCTTATTACACAACGAACGTCGACGATGCTACGGAGGCTTGTTACCGGACATACAATAAGCGACTACACGTTGTAGTTGTGCAGGAAGATCTTAAAGCCCGTCAGTCGGGCGCGCCGACACTTTATAAGTTTCACGGCGATCTGCGGCATCCAGACTTGCTCGTTTGGACTTCCAATGACTATAAACGGCGGCTTGCATCAGACGGCGACAGCTTCATGCACGTGCTTCTGAGGGCTGACGTGCTAGCAAAGTCCCTCTTGTTTATTGGCTATTCGCTGCAAGATCCGCACATTCTCGATCTACTCGATGATATGCGTACACGGTATCCCGACGCCATGAAAGAAAGCGTCATTGTGGAGTTCGGCATATCGCCACCCCTCCGCGAGAAGGCGAGCGAACTCGAGATAACTGTCGTGCATACGAGCGAGCTGTATGACGTGACCTCGCCTGCGGAAGCCTTCGACCTTTTTCTGGCCGATCTTGGGATTGCCGTCAAGGCACACGATACGAAGCTCGAGATGGAGACGCTCTTCTCACACGACGGACCTGGTTTACCCGTGCTCTCTGACTATGATCTCAGATCTCTTGAAGACGCACTTCCGAACATCCCGCCAAACGAACAGATTAAGGGCTTCCGTGCAACATGTTGCTGGAAGTCGATACCAATAGGTTTCGAGAGCCGAATTCTGGACCTCTATCAACGGCTGTGCCTTGAAGCGTCGGCTCGCGACGTCCCCGACCTGACATCGGCACTCTTCCTGATGGAGGGTCGACTATCGACTGACTTTCTTTTTGGAATGTACAGTGCGGCATTTACCCTGTACCGACACCCAGCACCCAACGCTTTCGGACATCATATCGTTCTGAAGCATTTGCAGGATTTGCCAATGACGAAAGTGCTGCTCATCTCGCTCGCTGCAGCGCTGCTCAAGGAGCACAACCTACCACGTAATCAGAGCTTCGCCGATTCGGTGGCTATGGTGCCAGGCTATGGCAAGGAGACCCTCGATGAGTTTCAAGAACCTGCGCGATCTCAAGTAGCAGCAGTTTATGCGGACATTTTTCATGGCTCAGCGCGTGAGAACCCGCTAGAACAGCCTAATCGTCCCCTTAACTTCGGTGTAAACACATTTCAGCAATTGAGAAATGATTTGATTCGACATATGCCGCCTCGACCGCAGCAGCACGGCAAGGCGTAG
- a CDS encoding GIY-YIG nuclease family protein: protein MSLVGEMLPWESWSELPDNISGVYVLFDSSETARYVGISNNVRERLGTYFQGGVSADDQKRQLTTSFSVFMVAGIKHARELESLLIHVLGPALFLNKAKQRKFSIRPNEKAFEPGTLLLRRKRKEPITMQTRSEYSRAVEAISAMIGS from the coding sequence TTGAGCCTCGTTGGTGAGATGCTCCCTTGGGAGTCATGGTCGGAGTTGCCGGATAATATTTCGGGCGTCTACGTTCTCTTCGATTCAAGCGAGACCGCGCGTTACGTCGGCATCTCAAACAATGTGCGAGAACGTCTAGGGACGTATTTTCAGGGTGGTGTCAGCGCCGACGACCAGAAGCGGCAGCTTACGACATCGTTCAGTGTTTTCATGGTGGCCGGCATCAAGCACGCCAGGGAACTGGAATCTCTGCTGATCCACGTCCTGGGGCCCGCGCTCTTTCTCAACAAAGCCAAGCAACGTAAATTCAGCATACGGCCAAATGAGAAAGCATTTGAACCGGGTACGTTGCTGCTTAGACGAAAGCGCAAAGAACCGATCACAATGCAGACGAGAAGCGAGTATTCCAGAGCAGTCGAAGCCATTAGCGCCATGATTGGGTCATGA
- a CDS encoding TIGR02391 family protein, translating to MSHDLIVEHMMPGGNPRGPLIPTRLGIEVAAAAPAANAAVYALRVIDLIPVSVRARVLPNLVSGEFDMAIAAAFKAVEVRMRERAGLSTSLYGSRLAKAFFARVEATSLQRSERKGQLADEEHLFEGLMGLYRDRAVHEIPHVDSMEYALEIIISAAHLLRIVDAAELKPQ from the coding sequence ATGTCTCACGATCTGATCGTTGAACACATGATGCCCGGAGGCAATCCTCGGGGGCCGCTCATTCCCACGCGTCTTGGCATCGAGGTTGCCGCAGCCGCTCCCGCAGCGAACGCGGCTGTGTATGCGTTGCGGGTGATCGACTTGATCCCCGTAAGCGTCCGAGCTCGCGTGCTCCCGAACCTCGTTTCGGGTGAGTTCGACATGGCGATCGCGGCCGCGTTTAAGGCCGTCGAGGTGAGAATGCGCGAGCGCGCGGGACTGTCGACATCGCTTTATGGCTCAAGGCTCGCAAAAGCGTTCTTTGCGCGCGTGGAAGCGACGTCTCTGCAACGGTCCGAGCGCAAAGGTCAGCTCGCCGACGAGGAGCATTTGTTCGAGGGGCTCATGGGGCTGTATCGTGATCGTGCCGTACACGAGATACCGCACGTCGATTCGATGGAATATGCGTTGGAGATTATTATCTCAGCTGCTCACCTGTTGCGAATCGTCGACGCCGCGGAACTGAAGCCGCAGTAG
- a CDS encoding rhodanese-like domain-containing protein codes for MNRVRDKKVTLVDVRPASEFTAAHIPGARNIPIEQLDKRGSLDNLPQRGEIVVYCRGAYCVWADEAVEFLQRRGFRAHRLLVGPADWAALGEKVATGS; via the coding sequence ATGAACCGCGTTCGCGATAAGAAAGTAACGCTAGTCGACGTTCGTCCGGCGTCTGAGTTTACCGCCGCTCACATTCCCGGCGCTCGAAATATACCAATAGAGCAACTCGATAAGCGCGGCTCATTAGACAATTTGCCGCAGCGCGGCGAGATCGTCGTGTATTGTCGCGGGGCATATTGCGTATGGGCGGATGAGGCCGTGGAGTTTCTGCAGCGACGGGGATTTCGTGCGCACCGTCTCCTGGTCGGACCTGCCGATTGGGCCGCGCTTGGTGAGAAGGTCGCCACCGGTTCGTGA
- a CDS encoding MFS transporter, protein MRLGMMPNLAQFTLLALDNVFVGMLVGSERTVVPLLGTRRFAVSSAAVLLTFVVAFGIVKGPLNLVAGRLADRYGRRNVLWAGWFFGLPVPWMLLFAPSWGWVIAANLLLGANQGFAWSMTVTSKIDLVGRRQRGLALGINEFSGYAGVAIASTITGALAAHYGLRPVPFLFAAIVAILGLSLVLVIRETAPFVHHEHATATGDAPMAPVVMREIFVDVTWRDRTMRACSQAGALNKFSDTGVWVLLPVAMTVQGFGPAVIGAVAGVYAFVWGAAQLGTGVLSDNIGRKPPIVIGLVLNAAGLAIAGIAQDVTFWFAAAALAGLGTALLYPVLLAAVSDVAAPAARGTALGVYRLWRDGGYALGGLVIGVIAAHLKPSGTFIVLAIFLLISATLVQWWMRETHIPHRLPVALGQPS, encoded by the coding sequence GTGAGGCTCGGTATGATGCCGAATCTCGCCCAGTTCACGTTGCTGGCGCTCGACAACGTTTTCGTTGGAATGCTGGTCGGCAGCGAGCGCACCGTCGTCCCACTGCTTGGGACTCGGCGTTTCGCAGTTTCGTCGGCGGCAGTGTTGCTGACGTTCGTCGTCGCTTTCGGTATCGTCAAAGGTCCGCTGAACCTCGTCGCGGGCCGACTCGCGGACCGATACGGTCGCCGTAATGTTTTGTGGGCCGGGTGGTTTTTTGGATTGCCGGTCCCGTGGATGTTACTCTTTGCGCCGTCGTGGGGATGGGTGATCGCTGCCAATCTCTTACTTGGCGCCAACCAAGGCTTCGCGTGGTCGATGACGGTGACGAGTAAAATCGATCTCGTTGGCAGACGCCAGCGCGGCCTCGCGCTTGGAATCAACGAGTTCTCGGGTTATGCCGGTGTCGCGATCGCGAGCACGATAACCGGAGCTCTTGCGGCTCACTACGGTCTCCGGCCGGTGCCGTTTTTGTTCGCCGCAATCGTTGCGATTCTCGGCCTCTCCCTCGTGCTCGTCATTCGCGAAACTGCTCCGTTTGTGCATCACGAGCACGCGACTGCGACCGGCGATGCGCCGATGGCGCCCGTGGTGATGCGGGAGATCTTCGTTGACGTGACATGGCGTGATCGTACGATGCGCGCATGCAGTCAAGCCGGGGCACTCAACAAGTTCAGTGACACGGGTGTTTGGGTGCTTCTTCCCGTCGCAATGACGGTCCAGGGCTTTGGCCCCGCCGTAATCGGAGCGGTCGCCGGCGTCTACGCATTCGTGTGGGGTGCGGCCCAACTCGGAACCGGGGTCCTCTCCGATAACATCGGGCGCAAGCCGCCAATCGTCATCGGTCTCGTACTCAACGCCGCGGGCCTGGCAATCGCCGGTATCGCGCAAGATGTTACATTTTGGTTTGCTGCTGCCGCACTCGCAGGCCTCGGCACCGCTCTGCTCTATCCCGTATTGCTCGCAGCTGTGAGCGACGTCGCGGCTCCGGCCGCGCGTGGCACGGCTCTCGGCGTCTATCGCTTATGGCGCGATGGCGGCTACGCGCTCGGTGGCCTCGTAATCGGCGTTATTGCTGCGCACCTCAAGCCGAGCGGAACCTTCATCGTGCTTGCGATTTTCTTGCTGATCTCCGCCACTCTTGTTCAGTGGTGGATGCGCGAAACGCATATCCCTCACCGCCTACCCGTCGCTCTAGGACAACCATCATGA
- a CDS encoding DUF1611 domain-containing protein, which produces MRKYIAFAPGVFTTHYAKTAHGVIAYSDDLTVAVIDPELAGRNTREVAPHLGRDIPIVASVREALAFSPTSLLIGLAPKGGALPKDWRDEIIIAIGAGLEIVSGLHEMLADDPEFSAAASNSGTSIWDVRKPPAVPIFSGKAFQLPACILLTVGSDAASGKMTASLELVRAAKDRGVDAVFVPTGQTGIMIAGWGIAVDRVIADFISGAAEQLVEQASTRGDFLVVEGQGGINHPAYSAVTLGLLHGSAPDALLLVHDVSRESVAGFPNVPVLPLSNLVELYEKLAGGVKPARVVGIALNTKGWSDEDARKAVRRAEEETRLPVDDVVRFGPHALYDAIAPSIKKTSGAKMTPA; this is translated from the coding sequence TTGAGGAAATACATCGCGTTTGCGCCGGGCGTGTTCACGACGCACTACGCAAAAACGGCACATGGCGTGATCGCGTACTCCGACGATCTCACGGTTGCCGTTATCGATCCGGAGTTGGCGGGACGCAATACTCGCGAGGTTGCGCCGCACCTTGGACGCGATATTCCGATCGTTGCCTCGGTTCGCGAAGCGCTCGCGTTTTCCCCAACGTCGTTGCTGATCGGCTTGGCGCCAAAAGGCGGCGCGCTGCCAAAAGATTGGCGTGACGAGATCATCATTGCGATCGGCGCGGGCCTGGAGATTGTCAGTGGTCTTCATGAGATGCTCGCGGATGATCCCGAGTTTTCTGCGGCGGCAAGTAACTCCGGCACATCGATTTGGGACGTGCGCAAACCCCCTGCGGTCCCAATCTTTTCCGGCAAAGCGTTCCAGTTGCCAGCGTGCATTTTACTCACCGTCGGTAGCGATGCCGCATCGGGTAAAATGACGGCATCGCTCGAGCTAGTCCGCGCCGCAAAGGATCGCGGCGTTGATGCCGTTTTCGTACCGACTGGGCAGACCGGCATCATGATTGCCGGTTGGGGGATTGCGGTCGACAGGGTTATTGCTGACTTTATCTCCGGAGCCGCAGAACAGCTCGTCGAACAAGCCTCCACACGCGGCGATTTTCTGGTCGTAGAAGGACAGGGCGGGATTAATCATCCTGCATATTCCGCGGTCACGCTTGGTCTATTGCATGGCTCCGCGCCTGACGCGCTCCTCCTCGTGCACGACGTCTCGCGCGAAAGCGTCGCAGGTTTCCCGAACGTCCCAGTCTTGCCGCTGTCGAATCTCGTGGAACTCTATGAGAAGCTTGCTGGCGGGGTCAAACCCGCGCGCGTTGTGGGGATTGCGCTAAACACAAAGGGCTGGAGCGATGAGGACGCTCGCAAAGCAGTCAGGCGCGCAGAAGAAGAGACGCGGCTCCCCGTCGATGACGTCGTGCGCTTTGGGCCGCACGCGCTTTACGACGCCATTGCGCCGTCGATAAAGAAGACGTCGGGCGCCAAGATGACGCCCGCCTGA